The Saccharolobus shibatae B12 genomic interval ATTTGGCGAACTTATTGCCAATAATGGTGTTAGGTCTATAATATAAGGACTATGGAAAGATAAGGTATTTATTGACGTTACTGGCTTCCACCAGAACAAATCTATACCACCAGTATATATTGTCTGATAAGGATTAACAATGCCAACTAGTCTATTGTCGTAAAACACTTGAATCTCCCTGGTGGCGGGCTCATTGGCGTACCAGAACTCATCTAGTCCTCCACCCTCTTCATATAATAGTAAGGCCATCTTATAAGCACCATTGGGTATCGTTAAATTTTGTGATATGTAGTCGTTTAACGGATTCAATATTATGTAAGAGTAATTATACTTATTTAGGAATAGTGGCATAAAGTAATTAGGCAACCCTTTAGGCGGAGTACCGGGATATAAATAAAGTATTACATTCATCTTATATATCCCAGTTATCCCAATCTTAGCATCATAGAAGTTCTCTAAAACTAATTGGAAAGTCACATTACCGCTTAATAAGTTTTCAAACATTGTAAGATCAATCTCTGCTGTCGAATTTAGAAATTCTTGAGTGGAACCCCAGAATATTGGAACGCCATTCGCAAATATGTAAACTGGCCTATCGTACTGAGCTCCATTAGACTCGTTTATGCTAACGTTTAATATTAACATGCTATAATTACCCTTAGGTATATTTACGTGAACAATATAAGGAGTTAAGCCACTATTGTTAAAAACAACATTAGTGGCTATTCTTACCACTACTGGAGTAACGTTAGGAGGATGAATCTGATAAGCTTCAAATGAATAATATGGAGGATCATACGGTATTTTTCCACTGTTTAAGACAGTAATATTCCCTAATATTAATGGACGTGAGATACCGGAGACTGCTTGTGAAGTAGCTATAGGCACCATAATAATTCCAGCTAATAGTGAAAATAATAGAATAAAAGCAATACTCTTTCTCATAATTTTCACCTCCTTCTCATGAATACGAACAATAGAATAATAGCTATTATTGCTATTATTAAGGATATTATTGCTATTGCAGTTAATAAATTCACTGATCCTTGTAATGTTATAATACGACCTTGTACAGTTACTAGATGATAATTATTTAAGATGTTAAAGGTCAAATTATAAGGTAACCCATCAGATACGCTTACCGTAAATACATATTGACCATCAGAAAATTGAGAAGCATTAAACGGTATGCTTAGACTTATTGACGAAGGTGAAGATGAAACTACACTATAACTTACTGGCTTGTTGTTCATTGAAACTCCTAGAAGTCTTAGGTATTCCCCAGTTATGCTAACAATTATTGATTCTTTAGATACAGTAACATTAGTTGTTGATAAGTACGTTATCTTAGGAGCAGGTATTGCAGACAAGTCAGTTACGTTATACATACTAACACCACTTAGGATAATTACTGAATTGGGTTGTAGAAACGCATATCTTGAATTTTGTATTATCGATGAGGCTATAGTCACATTGGAATCATTAGCAACTACAGCAATATTATTCCCTCCTACTTTAGATTCTATAATTGAGACTGAAGAATTCTCTAATACTAACTGGTTAATACTCGATGATGATATCATCACATTAGAGTTCTTAACAGTTATCGTATTAGCTATAACGTTATCTAAAATAACGTTCATTCCGTTTATTGTTACATTATTTGATTTAACATTAGATAACATATATGTTGTAGAGTTGATTTTCAATAATAGGGGTGAATCTAGGGATTTACTGTTTATTATAATATTATTGATGAAAGTATAAGGCATAACATTAACGAAGTTAAAGGAACTTGGAGTAGAATATAAATTATAACCATCCCAAGACACACCAGAAACTATAACATTCCAAGGACCAGCTAAGGAATATACAGAGGACCCTTGGAATATGGAACCGTAAAATATGGAGGGAATCTCATAAATACCAACCCATTCTCCCAAAGTAGAATTATACTGTAGTGGTATTCCAGCTTGGAATCCTATGATTAACTGTTCATAATTAAGGGAAGTCGGTAATACTGTTGCAGTGAACATCCCATACTTAACTGGAGTACCATTAGGATAAGTTATGTTAGCGTAAATCTTCAAAACCTCACCCTCATAGACTACACTATTCACCTTTACATTTAGTGTCAGGTTAGCTGGGGAAACGTAAAACGATGTAACGAAGTTGGCTTTAACTAATCCAGTAGAAGTATTACTCACAGATTGTATTACAACATTATAGAATCCAGGAGAAGCATCGAAAGGTATTGTGAAGTTAGCGTAATAGAGGAAGAAGAGCAAATAAACGCCGAATTGTATTATATCTGGAGCTGGAGTAAGTTTAACTTGCCCTATAGGGTTACCATTCTGATTATAAATGTATGCAGTGACATTAGACGTAAATATGCCAGTAAGTTCTGGCGTAAGCACCTCGTCAATTATAGTTATGTTTTGCCCGGGGGACGCAGCTGGAAATCCATCGTTTATTGGAGTTAAAATTGCACCAAAATTATACTCACCAAAATATACGTAAGAGAAAGCGCTACCATATGAGTCGTTTATTATTAGTAAATAAGTACCTTGTGGTAATGGAGGAAGTAGGGCGTAATTACCCTCATATAACCCTGGAGCCATCATCAATAAGGGTATAGAAGCCAATAGCTTACCGCTACTACTAACTAAATATGCTGTAACACTTTGATTAACCACTGGAGTACCATTAGGATAGTATATCCAAGCCTCAATGCCAAATGGTGAGTTATATGGAATAGGGAAGTTAAAGGGATAAGGAATGGGAGATACGATATTGATTGATTCACCAACATCAACTTCTACAGTTCCAACTCCAGTAAACTGACCAGAACTACCGTTAATTACTATTTCCCAGATATTTGGCGGGTCATTAGGAGTTATGGTATAATTACCAACCCAATAAGTACCATTAAAGGATAAGGGGACTGTTGACAAATATCCCTCATCAGTGTATATATATGCGTTAAAACTACCTTGACTAACAATTGTATTGTTAGGATAAGTTATGTACGCATCTATTGTAAAAGTAGAGCCGTAGAAATACCAAGGTTGAAAAACTCCAAGCTCAAAAGTACTTACAGATATTGCTAAACTCTTGGATAGTAAATGCTTTATGATAATTCCTAACATACCAGCATTAGGACTTCCTAAGCCAGTAACTAGATTGTAAGAGGAATTAGCATAATAATAGCCATTATATCCTAGACTTATTGGATGAAAAGCCTCATGATACAAAGTAGTATTTTGGTAAATTTCATAAAGTACTGGATTTACCAAACCTAATGGATGGCCGACAATTCCATCTATATCAGCAATGATTCCAGCCCACAATGGGGCAGAAAGACTAGTTCCACCAATTACCGCTTCTTGACCTAAAGCATAAATTACAAACCCAGTATATGGATTAGCGTCTGCCGCAACATCTGGAATAGCCCTATAATTCGAATGAGTAACATAACGCTGATACCAAGGAGCTGGGAACAACTGACTATATCCACCCCCAGAACTCACAGTACCTTGGACAACACCAAAATACAATGGATTAACACTCCACGCAATCTCAGTACCATAATCCCCTGTAGCATTATAAGTGGAAATGTAACCGTTAATAATATTAGCAAAAAGGGAAGTACCACCTACAGCTGTAACGAAAGGAGATGATGCAGGATAATTCGCTGAGCCGTAAACAGTTGGTAAATCATTATAAGCACCTAAATCTCCAGATGACGCTAAAAACGTAATACCCTCAGCTGAACCTAGCTCAAAGTAATAATCGTAATAGGGATAGTTGGGAAATGCTATACCATTGAATACGGCATAGAAACCTGAAGCACCAAATAGTATCCCGGGAAGACCCCAGCTCATGGAAACTACTTGTGCTAAATCCTCGCTTACAACAATATCAATTGCCGAAAATAATCCTTCTAAGGTTGCTGATGGGGCAACAACTAATAGAATATTGGAATATGGAGCAGCTGCGTGAGCTGCCTCAACATCTAACGCAACTTCTTGGAACCAACCAGTAAACAATCCATTTTCTGGATTGTAAGGACCGACCGGTAATACGGTCAAGTTTATTGATGGTAAACCGAACTTAGCGTCAAACAGATTTACATCCTGATATATCTCTGGATCACCGTAGGCATCTATTACTGCAATTGTAACTTTTTTATCAGCAGTTGAATTTAGCAGTGGAGTTATATTGTAAGCCCCCTCAATAACTTTAGGAGTATACCATGTAGCGGAGAATTGGAAAGTATAGACAAATGAGGAATAAACTTGTTTATTAGGTATTAAATTCCCATTTTCCAATTTACCTAACTGAATTAAAGGTAACGATACGTTGGTAAAGTTTGTTAAACCACCTATTAGTACGTTGTCGAGAACAGAAGGTATTTTAACGTTACCAGCTGGTTTATAATATATCTCACCACTAGCCGATTTGGCTACTACGAAACTAGTCTCGAAAACTGATGAAACAAGGGAAATTGGTGCTTCAGCCATGACTTCGAAGGGACTCTTATACACTATTGCGAAACCCTTACTCTCAAGGTATTCTATAGTCTCGTTAACCTTCTCTTGATTACTAAACATGGAGATAAGCTGAGCGTTACTTAGTGGCTTAATTTGATGGTTAGCTACTTCTTGTGTCACTAAATAAAGCTCATTAAGATTCTTTGGGGGAATAAAAAAAGAAAGAATAATGTTAGTATTTGAGGGTAGAGATGAGATAATGCTAGACTGAGGATAGCTGGGGTTTACAGAGGTTGTGGAATAGGCTAAAGATAGTAAGGGGAATAAAACGGATATTAACAAAAAAGTAGATATAACTATAACTTGTATTATTCTCCTTTCCATATAATTAATAAACTTTCACACGTATAAAAGTATTACTTTAAAATCAAATCATCAAGAGATTCCTTCATAAAAAAGAGATTACTTTATTAAGTGGAAAATAAAAATAAAAACTTCTCACTTTATATTTAAGTCTTATTCACTTATTTCTTTTGTTTCTCTAACATTTGTAATAGCTCTTTTGGAGCGTCTTTCTCGCTTACTGCTCCTCTACCGGTCTTTCCTCCACCCTCGTCATAGGTGAAGCTTATCATCTTGCCAACTCTCCATACCTTCTTTATCTTACTTGTGTCTACTTCCTTCTCTTCTCCCTTGTACTTGAACTTTACTGTTACCATTTATATCTCCAAGTTATTCTTAAAGGTTTCACATAAATAAACTTTACGCTATTAACAATAGTACAACTTAAAGGAAATCCTTAGCGCAAACTAAAGTTATTACCTTAGCCCATAATGAAAATAAAGCTATCTATAAGGGAAAAACACACGTTGCATCTACATAATATATTTACTTATTGTTTTATATTGATATCATTTACATTACCTGTAATTTAAACATTAGGTCATAAGAAAATATTACGTGTCATTTTGTAGAAAAAAATATAAGTCATAAGAAAAACACTTTAGCTAGTGAAAACTATGACAATGGCTGAAGCACTGAACAAGATCATGAAAAACAGAACAACCACTTTAAAACTATCCTATTACCCCTTCTTGCTGGCAGTAAAGGATAACGTACCAGAACTAGACATAATGCTAAAAAGAAAAAGAGAACTAAACTATTACCTAGACAAGTTGTATAGTGAAAGCAAAAAATACCTATTAAAGTACGCTAAGGATAAATACTATTGCGTATGTGGAAGAACATTCCCGTCAGCATATGACTTTTACACTCACGTTTTCAGAGAGCATAAATTAAGTATAAGAAATTAATCCGGTGGTATCTCCTTATACACTAACCTTAAATCTATACCACTCTTCTTCCTATAATAGTATGATGATATAAAAGTAATAACGCCTAATCCTATTAAGCTAGCTATATAGGCTATTCCCGGCCAGTAAGGTGCACCGTTATAAGATATAACACCGAAGTAAGGATTAGTAAAAGCCTCGTATCCCATAAAACCCAAAAACCCAATAGAAAATATAGCAGATATTAGCATACCCACATTTCCCTCACTTAAAGCTTGTCTAATACCAGCTATCGAGACTAAAACTAAATAAGCAATAGCCAAAGGAGTATAACTGTATAAGGCCTCGTATCCGTTAGGACTTATTACTGGTACTGCTAAGAACACTAAAGTTACCGCAAAATCTAAGAGATGAGCATAAGCAGGTGAACCTTGCCTATTTAACCTTGAAAACACCTCTGGGAATAACCTATCAAAGGAAAAGGCAAACACGTACCTAGCGAAAACAACAACACCGAAAGCCATGACAAAGAACTCCCAAGCTATCAAACTAATCCCTATAAACCACTCCAAAGCGTAATTATGAGATAAAGCAATAGCAACAGTCCAGAAATTATAAGTTCCTGATGGATACAAAGAGTAATTAAATCCATATCCTGCAGCAATATCCATTAACAGGAATGGGACAGTTATAAAGAGAAGAGTCAACAAACTACCTAAAATTAAATTGTATCTTATGCCGCTCTTGTTCTTTATCTCAGAAGCGACAGCTGGTCCGGCATATAACCAGATGTAAGCAAATGATGCAAAGTAAGGAATCATATAGAACGTTGAAGATAAACTAAATGTTGGTCCAGAATACGGTTGAACAGTTAAATTAAAGTTCTTCAAGAAGGGCTGAATCGCATTATGAAAGTCTGAAACATTAAGCGCTAATACAAGAATTGCAACTAGAGTGCCTAAAAGCGAGAGCACCCCAAGTGCTGACGTTAAAGTATAACCCCATCTTGGTCTGATAATATTAATGAGAATTATTATTAGAAAAGCAAGTGCTGCTAAACCATAAGCTAGAATAGCATTACTAGTTGTAAACACGTTATTAGCTAGATTAACCAGATAGGGCTGGGAATTCAAAGTACCTATGGTTAACAGTACAGTATTTATTGCTGAAACAGAAAAGAACGCTGATAATGCGAAGAACGGAGGCATATTAAAGGCTAACGCAACGCCCATTATAGCGCCTAAAGGACCATTAAGCTTTCTAGATAGCCAAATATAATCACCTCCAGTCCTAGGGATCCTAGAAATAAAGTAAGTGTAAAGAAATACAAGGGGTAAGGTGAATAGGAAAGTTAGCAATGAAGCTATCCATAATACCCCACCCTTGACTATGTAAGGACTTATGCCGATAAAGATCGCTAAACCAGCACCCATGTTAGCTACATTTAACATTGTTGCATCTAGCAAAGAGACGTTTTTAGTGAGACCGGAGGTTTCCCTAACAAACAGTTTAGCCATAATCTCAATTGCGACGAATTATTTTTAAATTTATCTTACGAAAATATGTTCGGCTAAGTCGTAGAGATATAAATAAAATTACAGTGATTAAGAGAGTAATTAAATTGATCATTATTGAAAAAGAGACAACATTAGTATCATTATAGGGATATCCAAATGCCCTACCCAATTGTGGATAGGGATAAGAGGAAATGTTATCGCCCGTAAATTCGTGCTGTATGGACATGTTGTAAGGGATAAACATCACACCTATTAGATATGATAGAGAATTTCCAATAAAGAACAGCTTTACACTGCTAGAGACGTAAATATTACCTAAATAGGAAAATATAATAGAAGTGTTTGGAGATGAAGTTGAAACGGAAAGCGAATATGAACCGTTAGTAACACCGAAAACGCCTCCTCCTGGGATAGAGACGTAAGCTAACACAACCTTGTAAAAACCTGGTTTTACATACAAATTAAGAGATGATGTACTACTAACGGAAATAAATAAAATGCCGGGAAATTCCGACAAAACTTCCTCATCGTAAACGTTTACGTTTATTGTATCTGTGAAATTAGTAGGATATGGTAAGTGCTTAACGTTTAATTTAATAGGTGAGATACCTTGTTTATACGCTGAAAGGGCTAAAAGCTCAGCATATGTAGCGTTTCCAACATAACCCCCTATATACTTTGGAGGAATATCGAACATGAGATAAGAGGGAACCACGTTAAGTGAACTATTAGTGTTGGGAACCTTTGGATATTCAAAATTTATGAAAATTGGGGAATTAATATTGTATGTGAAATCATTGTTTTTGTATACTAAAAAGTAAGAGTCGTTATAAACTAGAGTGAAGACGTTTTTGTGAGAATTAATTATGCTCAAGGTGTAATTATCATTAACAGTAGTAACAACGTATTGTACACCATACTCGTTTAAAATAGTCCCTACACTAGAGGTATTAACTAGGGGAGCAGAGGTTACATTGGGCAATACTCCAATAAATGTAGTCCAATTTGAGGGAACTACAGCATCAACGAGAACATTACCTATGGTATTATTCTCTAAAAATTTTGCTAAACTTACTAGTAAGGGAGGGGGATTTACGGGATTATAATTTCCTAGGTAATTCCCACTAATTACCATTGAGGAGGAGAAAGCGAATTGAGATAAAACTATGAGAATAAATAAAGGAATTAATAAGTATTGTTTTGAAAGAATCTTAGCCATTACTAGGGATACTAAAAGAAAAAGTGGTGCTAATACCATCTCAGTTAAATAAGTTGGCAAAAAGATCCAAAGGTAATTATATACAAAAGTTTGGGATAAGATATCCAACAAGGGATATGTTAAGTTCAACGTTAAGTTATACCCTAACACGTTTACATAAGAGGAGACTAGTAATACCAAGAACAAGTAAAGTGCTAAGAAATAGTTAGCTGGTGAGCCCTTTTTCTTCAGAAAGATATAACCTAAAATTCCAGTTTCAACGAACGTGAATGACATTACGTATATTAAAACGGGATTTCCAAACGACAAGTAAGACACTAATGGCCTAAATAGTGATAAACCCCTTAATGAATCCAGGAGGGGGAAAGTTAAGTAGTTTAACCACAACTGTTGATTAGATATTGTGAAACTTATTGAAGTGTATGAGTGAAAGTTGTAAAACAATATCACGAACAGTCTAGAATTTAACAAGAGGTAAAAAGGTATCGAGTAGAGGAAGACTTTTAGATCGTTCAATTTATGCCTATAAAGAAGAATTGAAAGAACTATAAATAACGTGTAAACGAAACCTCTTGGATCAGTTGTAGTGAGAGAGGCAAAGAGCGAGAGAAGTATGGCACCTAAAGAGCCTCCTTTTTCTAGGGAGTAAAAAGTGCCAGCAATCAACGCCGGTAAAAGAGCGTAAAAAGCCGCGTAATTGGACCAGTGACTGAAATAGTAAGCTGTAGGCGTTATCGCGTAAAGGAAAGCAATAGTAGCGGATATTAAAATTTTAACCCATACTTTAGTTTCTTTTGCATATCTATTTAAAAAGTACCTAGACGAGAAATACATAGATGGAATTGATACAGCGTAAGGGAATAAAAGGTACGTTAACCATTCTGCTATAACTGGTGAGATAAGATTAAAAAACAATATAATCACTAGAGGCATCCAAACATTATCCATGATCATGGGAAAATTAAGATAAGATAGTGCTGTCTGCTTGGAGTCTAAATAAAAAGCTGGGTAAGAATCTCTTTGATAAATGTATCCAACATGAAAGAAAACCTTCCATAAGGCTATCATGGGAGTTAGTATTGAAAGGACTATTACAACA includes:
- a CDS encoding peptide-N4-asparagine amidase — translated: MRKSIAFILLFSLLAGIIMVPIATSQAVSGISRPLILGNITVLNSGKIPYDPPYYSFEAYQIHPPNVTPVVVRIATNVVFNNSGLTPYIVHVNIPKGNYSMLILNVSINESNGAQYDRPVYIFANGVPIFWGSTQEFLNSTAEIDLTMFENLLSGNVTFQLVLENFYDAKIGITGIYKMNVILYLYPGTPPKGLPNYFMPLFLNKYNYSYIILNPLNDYISQNLTIPNGAYKMALLLYEEGGGLDEFWYANEPATREIQVFYDNRLVGIVNPYQTIYTGGIDLFWWKPVTSINTLSFHSPYIIDLTPLLAISSPNNAIAVTVTNLETALQLTGTAAYDWDIAGVLMLWVNGSNPLISAKLLTAYSRFMDSSPIFNPGLVGEYYQEGGAYLLNYSAILQFRDGIEYSDVVQEGRFYAYQTFNQLYEKAYLGENFMEYAIEKGSLYNSTLYYDVYYPIFMQFSVFASPISNPHVIPYNLSYEQNGTLNLGLYYYYTNIFDNQNLTIKTTENVTTVGGFSGIIEVINRYGGAVLVSITSNNALTTKSLVNYILLNGSGYKEIFSAQGLQNSTTNFVGYYVYQKIQFIPINNSDPPNLDEMFLVKPIYFLRVIV
- a CDS encoding S53 family peptidase: MERRIIQVIVISTFLLISVLFPLLSLAYSTTSVNPSYPQSSIISSLPSNTNIILSFFIPPKNLNELYLVTQEVANHQIKPLSNAQLISMFSNQEKVNETIEYLESKGFAIVYKSPFEVMAEAPISLVSSVFETSFVVAKSASGEIYYKPAGNVKIPSVLDNVLIGGLTNFTNVSLPLIQLGKLENGNLIPNKQVYSSFVYTFQFSATWYTPKVIEGAYNITPLLNSTADKKVTIAVIDAYGDPEIYQDVNLFDAKFGLPSINLTVLPVGPYNPENGLFTGWFQEVALDVEAAHAAAPYSNILLVVAPSATLEGLFSAIDIVVSEDLAQVVSMSWGLPGILFGASGFYAVFNGIAFPNYPYYDYYFELGSAEGITFLASSGDLGAYNDLPTVYGSANYPASSPFVTAVGGTSLFANIINGYISTYNATGDYGTEIAWSVNPLYFGVVQGTVSSGGGYSQLFPAPWYQRYVTHSNYRAIPDVAADANPYTGFVIYALGQEAVIGGTSLSAPLWAGIIADIDGIVGHPLGLVNPVLYEIYQNTTLYHEAFHPISLGYNGYYYANSSYNLVTGLGSPNAGMLGIIIKHLLSKSLAISVSTFELGVFQPWYFYGSTFTIDAYITYPNNTIVSQGSFNAYIYTDEGYLSTVPLSFNGTYWVGNYTITPNDPPNIWEIVINGSSGQFTGVGTVEVDVGESINIVSPIPYPFNFPIPYNSPFGIEAWIYYPNGTPVVNQSVTAYLVSSSGKLLASIPLLMMAPGLYEGNYALLPPLPQGTYLLIINDSYGSAFSYVYFGEYNFGAILTPINDGFPAASPGQNITIIDEVLTPELTGIFTSNVTAYIYNQNGNPIGQVKLTPAPDIIQFGVYLLFFLYYANFTIPFDASPGFYNVVIQSVSNTSTGLVKANFVTSFYVSPANLTLNVKVNSVVYEGEVLKIYANITYPNGTPVKYGMFTATVLPTSLNYEQLIIGFQAGIPLQYNSTLGEWVGIYEIPSIFYGSIFQGSSVYSLAGPWNVIVSGVSWDGYNLYSTPSSFNFVNVMPYTFINNIIINSKSLDSPLLLKINSTTYMLSNVKSNNVTINGMNVILDNVIANTITVKNSNVMISSSSINQLVLENSSVSIIESKVGGNNIAVVANDSNVTIASSIIQNSRYAFLQPNSVIILSGVSMYNVTDLSAIPAPKITYLSTTNVTVSKESIIVSITGEYLRLLGVSMNNKPVSYSVVSSSPSSISLSIPFNASQFSDGQYVFTVSVSDGLPYNLTFNILNNYHLVTVQGRIITLQGSVNLLTAIAIISLIIAIIAIILLFVFMRRR
- the ssh7b gene encoding chromatin protein Ssh7b → MVTVKFKYKGEEKEVDTSKIKKVWRVGKMISFTYDEGGGKTGRGAVSEKDAPKELLQMLEKQKK
- a CDS encoding amino acid permease, translated to MAKLFVRETSGLTKNVSLLDATMLNVANMGAGLAIFIGISPYIVKGGVLWIASLLTFLFTLPLVFLYTYFISRIPRTGGDYIWLSRKLNGPLGAIMGVALAFNMPPFFALSAFFSVSAINTVLLTIGTLNSQPYLVNLANNVFTTSNAILAYGLAALAFLIIILINIIRPRWGYTLTSALGVLSLLGTLVAILVLALNVSDFHNAIQPFLKNFNLTVQPYSGPTFSLSSTFYMIPYFASFAYIWLYAGPAVASEIKNKSGIRYNLILGSLLTLLFITVPFLLMDIAAGYGFNYSLYPSGTYNFWTVAIALSHNYALEWFIGISLIAWEFFVMAFGVVVFARYVFAFSFDRLFPEVFSRLNRQGSPAYAHLLDFAVTLVFLAVPVISPNGYEALYSYTPLAIAYLVLVSIAGIRQALSEGNVGMLISAIFSIGFLGFMGYEAFTNPYFGVISYNGAPYWPGIAYIASLIGLGVITFISSYYYRKKSGIDLRLVYKEIPPD